A genomic window from Acetobacter sp. includes:
- a CDS encoding DUF2939 domain-containing protein, producing MHAADTTPHSDAWACPARKRARVICLTSLTMSLALYALSPFMTLWTIAGAVSNHDMVTLGHTINWSSLDASIKEQVLNGLNIGPATEVSDELPEFGTSFATNIVSNAVDTRVTQANLGNVIDQAMASNPAPINTGTVLAAVSHALVRFTSANSFEAQVVLPGHENETPLRVQLRIERWQWKLTRVDFPTAIHHPVMEASVIQHKA from the coding sequence ATGCATGCCGCAGATACAACACCCCATTCCGATGCCTGGGCCTGCCCCGCGCGGAAGCGGGCGCGTGTCATCTGCCTTACCTCCCTCACCATGTCCCTGGCTCTCTACGCCCTTTCGCCTTTCATGACGCTCTGGACGATTGCGGGCGCCGTCTCAAACCACGACATGGTCACGCTGGGACACACGATCAACTGGTCGTCTCTTGACGCCTCCATCAAGGAACAGGTGCTGAATGGCCTCAATATAGGTCCGGCGACCGAGGTGTCTGACGAACTGCCAGAATTCGGAACGTCCTTCGCGACAAACATCGTGTCCAATGCTGTCGATACCCGCGTGACACAGGCCAATCTGGGGAACGTGATCGATCAGGCCATGGCGTCGAACCCTGCTCCGATCAACACCGGCACCGTTCTGGCCGCCGTCAGCCATGCTCTCGTGCGCTTCACGTCCGCCAACAGCTTTGAAGCGCAGGTTGTGCTTCCGGGACATGAGAACGAAACCCCGTTACGGGTTCAGCTCCGCATCGAACGCTGGCAGTGGAAACTGACCCGCGTGGATTTCCCGACAGCGATCCACCATCCGGTCATGGAAGCCTCGGTCATCCAGCACAAGGCCTGA
- a CDS encoding DUF3126 family protein, translating to MSTISTSEISRLQTTLRRLLGAKGLSVNAPPRPGLSVELAVDGEVIGTIHRDDDEGEVSYAINIILLEEDLPPAA from the coding sequence ATGAGCACGATTTCGACAAGCGAGATTTCACGCCTGCAAACGACCCTGCGCCGTCTGCTGGGAGCCAAAGGGCTGAGCGTCAATGCGCCGCCGCGTCCGGGCCTGTCCGTGGAACTGGCGGTGGACGGCGAGGTCATCGGCACGATTCACCGTGACGATGATGAGGGCGAAGTCTCCTACGCCATCAATATCATCCTGCTGGAAGAAGATCTGCCGCCAGCGGCTTGA
- a CDS encoding DUF4142 domain-containing protein, whose product MLFPSRHQVLACSSLIISLFSLSACMNPGQPPAPPLPALTEAAPFSVADTNLAAKINDVDLTHIALASLAKTNAARNDIAQLGETIAKDLTDNHDKLTALATTGKATLVAKPSAQNQKLISQMQHLHGSAFDRAYARYLASSAKTTSAAIDAGNSASTNADLAKLAVDLKTKLLGYEAQAK is encoded by the coding sequence ATGTTGTTTCCGTCCCGTCATCAGGTGCTTGCCTGCTCTTCTCTCATCATTTCACTTTTCTCCCTGAGCGCCTGCATGAATCCAGGCCAGCCGCCCGCGCCTCCTTTACCTGCGCTGACAGAGGCAGCGCCCTTCTCTGTCGCGGACACAAATCTGGCCGCAAAGATCAATGACGTGGATCTGACCCACATCGCTCTGGCCAGCCTCGCCAAAACCAACGCTGCCCGGAACGATATCGCGCAACTCGGCGAAACAATCGCGAAAGACCTCACCGATAATCATGACAAGCTGACCGCACTGGCGACAACCGGCAAGGCAACACTGGTCGCGAAGCCTTCAGCACAAAATCAGAAGCTCATAAGTCAGATGCAGCATCTGCACGGCTCCGCATTTGACAGGGCCTATGCGCGCTATCTTGCAAGCAGCGCAAAGACCACGAGCGCTGCGATTGATGCAGGCAACAGCGCTTCCACCAACGCGGATCTGGCAAAACTCGCGGTCGATCTCAAGACAAAGCTTCTCGGCTACGAAGCGCAGGCCAAATAA
- the hrcA gene encoding heat-inducible transcriptional repressor HrcA produces the protein MRILHQKGMSSISGSNEKSSLTFGRSIELAGAASGLNSRSATILRELVEHYLETGDPVGSRTLSHRLPLGLSPATIRSVMADLTDAGLLFSPHTSAGRLPTEKGLRLFVDGLLQFGNLSEDERVSISSTLEMRGRSLEDTLTEASSLLSGLSQAASLILAPKGEGAVKHIEFVALGGNRALVVLVGADGQVENRVIETPAGMPPSTLTEAANYLNARLTGRTLVELRARVNDEMEADQTQLDQLATEVVASGLATWSNEGRGGTLIIRGQGNLLTDITEIERLSSIQRLFERLEKQDAMLRLLELAENSDGVRIFIGAESGLFGASGMSMVVAPARNEARRIVGAIGVIGPTRINYGRIIPVIDYTARVIGQMLG, from the coding sequence CTGAGAATTCTCCATCAGAAAGGTATGTCTTCCATTTCTGGCTCCAACGAAAAATCCAGCCTGACCTTTGGCCGCTCCATCGAACTTGCTGGCGCCGCGTCCGGCCTGAATTCACGTTCCGCCACCATCTTGCGGGAACTGGTGGAGCATTATCTGGAAACGGGCGATCCGGTCGGCAGTCGCACGCTGTCCCATCGTCTGCCCCTTGGCCTCTCTCCGGCGACGATCCGGAGCGTGATGGCCGACCTGACGGATGCCGGTCTGCTGTTCTCACCGCATACTTCCGCCGGACGTCTGCCCACTGAAAAAGGGCTTCGTCTGTTTGTCGATGGGCTGCTTCAGTTCGGCAATCTCAGCGAGGATGAGCGTGTGTCCATCTCCAGCACGCTGGAAATGCGTGGACGGTCTCTGGAAGACACGCTGACGGAGGCGTCCTCCCTGCTGTCGGGGCTGTCGCAGGCGGCCAGCCTCATCCTTGCGCCGAAAGGTGAGGGGGCGGTGAAGCATATCGAATTCGTGGCTCTGGGGGGAAACCGTGCGCTCGTCGTGCTTGTCGGCGCTGACGGGCAGGTCGAGAACAGGGTGATCGAAACACCGGCAGGGATGCCGCCTTCCACCCTGACGGAAGCTGCAAATTACCTGAATGCCCGTCTGACGGGTCGCACGCTTGTCGAACTCAGGGCACGGGTGAATGACGAGATGGAGGCGGACCAGACCCAGCTCGATCAACTCGCCACGGAGGTTGTGGCCAGCGGTCTGGCGACCTGGAGCAATGAGGGGCGGGGCGGCACGCTGATCATCCGTGGGCAGGGCAATCTGTTGACAGATATTACGGAGATTGAGCGTCTTTCGAGCATTCAGCGCCTGTTTGAGCGTCTGGAGAAGCAGGACGCCATGTTGCGTCTTCTGGAACTGGCCGAGAATTCTGACGGTGTCCGGATTTTTATCGGCGCGGAGAGCGGACTGTTTGGCGCGTCCGGCATGTCGATGGTTGTGGCACCAGCCCGGAATGAAGCCAGACGGATTGTGGGCGCCATCGGAGTCATCGGACCGACGCGGATCAATTACGGCAGGATCATTCCGGTCATCGACTATACGGCCCGTGTGATCGGACAGATGCTAGGGTAA